A DNA window from Camelina sativa cultivar DH55 chromosome 13, Cs, whole genome shotgun sequence contains the following coding sequences:
- the LOC104735666 gene encoding uncharacterized protein LOC104735666 — MGSTTRDLSFLVIALFASILFLQISSLPDPSFYDYLRESNLPAGIVPKGVTNFSIDVNTGRFTVALPVPCDAKFENQFHFDNNISGVLSDGRIGNLSGVTQKELFLWFAVKGIHVDPESSGLIHFDVGVADKQLSLSLFESPRDCTAAAEFKPRDFEMQTEDTQSTMQKRSEDIQSIFGLGRNRWTIPS, encoded by the exons ATGGGTTCTACAACTCGAGATCTCTCCTTCCTCGTCATCGCTCTCTTTGCTTCGATCCTGTTCCTTCAGATTTCATCGTTACCGGATCCGTCTTTTTACGATTACCTCCGGGAGAGCAACCTCCCCGCCGGTATAGTTCCTAAGGGAGTTACTAATTTCTCGATCGACGTAAATACGGGGCGTTTCACTGTCGCGCTCCCTGTCCCATGCGATGCTAAATTCGAGAACCAGTTCCACTTCGACAACAACATCTCCGGCGTACTCTCCGATGGACGGATCGGGAATTTGTCTGGTGTGACGCAGAAGGAGCTTTTCCTTTGGTTTGCTGTCAAGGGGATACATGTTGATCCGGAGAGCTCTGGGTTGATCCACTTCGATGTTGGTGTTGCTGATAAGCagctttctctctccctcttcgAGTCTCCTCGAGATTGTACTGCTGCGGCGGAATTTAAACCCCGTGATTTCGAG ATGCAAACTGAAGATACTCAATCGACAATGCAGAAGCGATCCGAAGATATCCAATCGATCTTTGGACTAGGAAGAAACCGTTGGACAATACCATCATAG
- the LOC104735663 gene encoding O-acyltransferase WSD1-like, with amino-acid sequence MHIGNGRMENKEEDEEPLSPMARVFQSPDIDICAIINIGFKTKINPDVVLDALRHNVYKHPRFSSKLSENGAKWIETEVNVEDHVVVPYIDLEETCEGGQRLVDDYCSRLTMTPLDRSRPLWDIHILNVKTSDAEAVGVIRFNHALADGMSFISLVLACTHKTSNPNMLSTATPLVKRRTTVPHSLEKTGWFLRAIFTIGSTMRLIWNTIVDVLLLVATVLFLKDTKTPLKGNANVRRNPRRFYHRTISLDDIKLIKNAMNMTINDVLLGITQAALSSYMNRQYLVSQEQDKNDELEDGSVLTSYLPDGIRFRAGCTVNLRPDIGFKPLAEMMVKDSKCRWGNYFSFIILPLSIALETDPLVYLEKSKAIMARKKHSYQAALAYFFINIILKVLGAKAASLAFNQHLKNITTCVSNVMGPMEEISFHGHPIAYISPSSYGHSQALLIHYTSYAGEVTITVGVNPTVVPDPHKICDDMEESLKTMKAVLRERGLL; translated from the exons atgCACATAGGGAACGGGAGAATGGAGAAtaaggaggaggatgaagagcCGCTCAGCCCGATGGCGCGAGTATTCCAGTCGCCAGACATAGACATATGTGCCATCATCAACATTggtttcaaaaccaaaattaatccTGACGTTGTTCTTGATGCTTTGAGGCATAATGTCTACAAGCATCCTCGTTTCTCAAGCAAACTG TCTGAAAATGGTGCAAAATGGATCGAGACCGAAGTCAATGTAGAAGATCATGTAGTTGTACCATACATAGATCTAGAAGAAACATGTGAAGGTGGACAAAGGTTAGTCGATGATTATTGCTCACGTCTCACAATGACTCCTCTTGATAGATCAAGACCTTTGTGGGACATTCACATCCTTAACGTCAAAACCTCTGATGCTGAAGCAGTCGGTGTAATAAGATTTAACCATGCGTTGGCAGATGGGATGTCCTTCATTTCCCTTGTGCTCGCATGTACCCATAAGACATCAAATCCAAACATGTTGTCTACTGCTACTCCTTTGGTGAAACGGCGAACCACAGTGCCGCATAGCCTTGAGAAAACTGGCTGGTTCTTAAGGGCAATATTCACCATTGGTTCTACAATGAGACTGATTTGGAATACAATCGTAGATGTTTTGTTGCTTGTTGCGACAGTGTTGTTTTTGAAGGATACTAAAACGCCATTGAAAGGCAATGCGAATGTCAGGAGAAATCCAAGGAGATTTTATCACCGAACTATATCTCTAGATGACATTAAACTTATCAAGAATGCTATGAACATG ACTATCAACGATGTTCTACTCGGAATTACACAAGCTGCTCTTTCTAGCTATATGAACCGACAATATCTTGTTTCCCAAGAACAAGACAAGAATGATGAGCTGGAGGATGGATCAGTATTGACTTCATATCTTCCAGATGGTATACGGTTTCGTGCAGGTTGTACAGTAAATCTAAGGCCAGACATCGGATTCAAG CCTTTGGCAGAAATGATGGTGAAGGATTCAAAATGCAGATGGGGAAACTACTTCAGTTTTATTATCTTACCGTTATCGATTGCTTTAGAAACCGATCCATTGGTTTATCTAGAAAAGTCCAAAGCTATTATGGCTCGAAAGAAGCACTCTTATCAAGCAGCTCTAGCGTATTTCTTTATCAATATCATCCTAAAAGTGTTGGGAGCTAAG GCAGCATCATTAGCATTCAATCAACACTTGAAGAACATAACGACATGTGTGTCAAACGTTATGGGCCCTATGGAAGAAATCAGTTTCCATGGCCATCCCATCGCTTACATTTCTCCAAGCTCTTATGGACACTCACAG GCATTGTTGATACATTACACAAGTTATGCGGGTGAAGTGACAATCACGGTAGGGGTTAATCCTACAGTAGTACCAGATCCTCACAAGATTTGTGATGATATGGAAGAATCACTAAAAACAATGAAAGCTGTTCTCAGGGAAAGAGGGTTACTCTAA
- the LOC104735661 gene encoding probable acyl-activating enzyme 5, peroxisomal, with amino-acid sequence MEEMKPCAANSPPLTPLGFLERAATVYGDCTSIVYGTNTVYTWRETNLRCLRVASSLSSLGIGRSDVVSVLSPNTPAMDELQFAVPMSGAILNNINTRLDARTVSVLLTHSGSKLLFVDVFSRDLAVEAISMMTTDPPILVFLADKEEEGGGLADVAIRNKFSYTYDDLIERGDPNFKWIRPVSEWDPIVLNYTSGTTSAPKGVVHCHRGIFVISVDSLIDWTVTKNPVYLWTLPIFHANGWSYPWGIAAVGGTNVCVRKFDAPVIYRLIRDHGVTHMCGAPVVLNMLSATQESQPLNRPVNILTAGAPPPAAVLLRAESIGFVISHGYGLTETAGLNVSCAWKPQWNRLPATDRARLKARQGVRTLGFTEIDVVDPESGRGVERNGETVGEIVMKGSSIMLGYLKDPIGTENALKNGWFYTGDVGVIHSDGYLEIKDRSKDIIITGRENVSSVEVEAVLYTNPAVSEVAVVARPDEFWGETPCAFVSLKEGLSRRPTEEELIEYCRKKMPRYMVPKTVSFRDELPKTSTGKVMKFVLREIAKNMGMTRLSRM; translated from the coding sequence ATGGAGGAAATGAAGCCATGCGCCGCTAACTCGCCGCCGTTGACTCCTCTTGGTTTCTTAGAAAGAGCAGCCACCGTTTACGGTGACTGTACCTCCATCGTTTACGGAACCAACACCGTTTACACGTGGCGTGAAACTAACCTCCGTTGTTTGCGCGTCGCGTCCTCTCTGTCTTCCCTCGGAATCGGCAGGTCCGACGTCGTCTCCGTCCTTTCTCCCAACACTCCGGCGATGGACGAGCTCCAGTTCGCTGTTCCCATGTCCGGCGCAATCCTCAACAACATCAACACACGCCTCGACGCACGCACCGTCTCTGTTCTTCTCACCCACTCTGGATCTAAGCTTCTCTTCGTCGACGTCTTCTCTCGCGATCTCGCCGTCGAAGCTATCTCGATGATGACGACTGATCCGCCGATTCTAGTCTTCCTCGCCGATAAGGAAGAGGAAGGAGGAGGTCTTGCTGACGTGGCGATTCGTAACAAATTCAGTTACACTTACGACGATCTGATCGAGAGAGGAGATCCGAATTTTAAATGGATCCGACCCGTAAGCGAATGGGATCCGATTGTGCTTAATTACACTTCGGGTACGACTTCGGCACCTAAAGGAGTGGTACACTGCCACAGGGGAATCTTCGTAATATCGGTTGACTCTCTAATCGATTGGACCGTAACGAAAAATCCGGTTTACTTATGGACTCTACCGATATTTCACGCCAACGGCTGGAGCTATCCGTGGGGGATCGCCGCCGTCGGAGGAACAAACGTCTGTGTGCGAAAGTTCGACGCGCCGGTAATATACCGTTTGATCCGTGATCACGGCGTCACGCACATGTGTGGAGCTCCGGTGGTGCTCAACATGTTGTCTGCGACTCAGGAATCTCAGCCGTTGAACCGTCCCGTCAACATCTTAACCGCCGGTGCTCCTCCTCCAGCCGCTGTTCTCCTCCGAGCAGAATCAATCGGTTTCGTGATCAGTCACGGTTACGGTTTAACGGAAACCGCCGGATTAAACGTCTCTTGCGCGTGGAAGCCACAGTGGAACCGGTTACCGGCGACTGATCGGGCGAGGCTGAAGGCACGGCAAGGAGTGAGAACCCTTGGGTTTACTGAAATAGACGTGGTGGATCCTGAGTCGGGTCGGGGCGTTGAGAGAAACGGAGAAACCGTCGGCGAGATAGTGATGAAGGGAAGCTCGATCATGCTTGGTTACTTAAAAGATCCGATCGGAACAGAGAATGCTTTAAAGAACGGGTGGTTTTACACCGGAGATGTTGGTGTGATTCACTCGGATGGTTATCTGGAGATCAAAGATAGATCGAAAGATATAATTATAACCGGAAGAGAGAATGTGAGTAGCGTGGAGGTGGAAGCGGTTTTGTATACGAATCCGGCGGTGAGTGAAGTGGCGGTGGTGGCGAGACCTGATGAGTTTTGGGGAGAGACGCCGTGTGCGTTTGTGAGTTTGAAAGAAGGGTTGAGTCGGAGACCGACGGAGGAGGAGTTGATAGAGTATTGTAGGAAGAAGATGCCAAGGTATATGGTTCCTAAAACTGTGTCGTTTAGGGATGAGCTGCCTAAGACTTCGACTGGGAAAGTTATGAAGTTTGTACTTAGGGAGATTGCTAAGAATATGGGTATGACGAGGTTAAGTCGGATGTAA
- the LOC104735668 gene encoding biotin carboxyl carrier protein of acetyl-CoA carboxylase 1, chloroplastic, whose translation MASSSFSVTSPAAASVYSVTQSSSHLPLSSTRSRRVSFRLSAKPKLRFLSKPSRSSYPVVKAQSNKVSTGASTNAAKIDGPSAEAKEKNSLKNSSSSSSSPELATEESISEFLAQVTTLVKLVDSRDIVELQLKQLDCELTIRKKEALPQPQSPQYVMMQQPNQPSYAQPMAPPPAPAASSPAPPTPASLPPPSPPTPAKSLLPTVKSPMAGTFYRSPGPGEPPFIKVGDKVQKGQVLCIVEAMKLMNEIESDQSGTVVDIVAEDGKPVSLDTPLFVVQP comes from the exons atggcGTCTTCGTCGTTCTCAGTCACGTCTCCGGCTGCTGCTTCCGTCTACTCAGTCACCCAATCATCGTCGCATCTTCCTCTCTCATCAACCCGCTCCCGCAGAGTCTCTTTCCGTCTCTCCGCTAAGCCTAAGCTTCGCTTCCTCTCCAAG CCTAGTCGCAGTAGCTACCCTGTGGTGAAAGCTCAATCGAACAAGGTTAGTACTGGTGCATCAACAAATGCTGCAAAAATCGATGGGCCTTCAGCTGAAGCCAAGGAGAAAAATTCATTGAAGaactcgtcttcttcttcttcttcacctgaATTAGCTACAGAGGAGTCTATTTCTGAGTTCCTTGCCCAAGTAACAACTCTTGTCAA GCTTGTGGATTCGAGAGATATTGTTGAGTTGCAGTTGAAACAACTTGACTGTGAACTAACCATTCGGAAAAAGGAAGCCTTACCTCAACCCCAATCTCCACAGTACGTCATGATGCAGCAACCAAATCAACCATCTTATGCCCAACCAATGGCTCCTCCCCCTGCACCTGCTGCTTCCTCACCAGCTCCTCCCACACCAGCCTCCCTTCCTCCACCTTCCCCACCTACTCCTGCCAAATCATTGCTTCCTACTGTTAAAAGCCCTATGGCAGGCACATTCTACCGTAGTCCTGGACCTGGTGAACCACCCTTTATTAAG GTTGGAGATAAAGTGCAGAAGGGGCAAGTTCTCTGCATTGTTGAAGCCATGAAGTTAATGAATGAAATAGAG TCTGACCAGTCAGGAACTGTAGTCGATATCGTCGCAGAAGATGGCAAGCCTGTCAGCCTCGACACT CCTCTGTTTGTGGTTCAACCGTAG
- the LOC104735662 gene encoding uncharacterized protein LOC104735662 gives MGFFSHMISRDDLKAGDHIYSWRNAYIYSHHGIYVGDGKVIHFTRGGGLEIGTGTVLDKFIDISIQNHGRRKDNKCLLDCGDQSDLGGVISSCLDCFLAGGNLHLFEYSASPSVFLAKRGGTCTIASSDPCDQVISRAEFLLSRNGFGEYDLLDNNCEDFAIYCKTGLFVLSMATKFGSSGQANSVSAAGGVVSLTLKVLGVKKKTINAGIEDDSMVSVVNKVISSTVKYVVPGVSGVALAEYGHYCLGRLSYDIGVRKDACKVSVEELVAFVSAKQGIQNRCL, from the exons ATGGGATTTTTCTCTCACATGATCTCCAGAGATGATCTGAAAGCAGGAGATCACATCTATTCTTGGCGTAACGCTTATATCTACTCTCATCACG GAATCTATGTAGGCGATGGAAAAGTCATTCATTTCACCCGTGGAGGTGGTCTTGAAATCGGAACCGGAACAGTTTTGGACAAGTTCATCGATATTTCGATACAGAAtcatggaagaagaaaagacaacAAGTGTCTTCTTGATTGTGGAGACCAATCGGATCTCGGTGGTGTCATCTCTTCTTGTCTTGATTGTTTTCTCGCCGGAGGTAATCTCCATCTCTTCGAATACAGTGCATCTCCGTCTGTCTTTCTGGCCAAACGAGGTGGTACTTGCACGATAGCATCTTCGGATCCTTGTGATCAAGTCATCTCTCGTGCGGAGTTTCTCCTTTCGCGAAATGGGTTTGGTGAGTACGATCTTTTAGACAACAACTGTGAAGATTTTGCTATCTATTGCAAaactggtttgtttgttttatccaTGGCCACCAAGTTTGGAAGTAGTGGTCAGGCCAACTCTGTGTCTGCTGCTGGTGGTGTTGTTTCTTTGACGCTTAAGGTTTTAGGGGTGAAAAAGAAGACTATTAATGCTGGTATAGAAGACGATTCTATGGTTTCTGTTGTTAACAAGGTCATTTCTTCGACGGTTAAATATGTTGTTCCTGGTGTTAGTGGTGTGGCTTTGGCGGAATATGGTCACTACTGTTTAGGCCGTCTGTCTTACGACATTGGTGTTAGAAAAGATGCTTGCAAGGTTTCTGTGGAAGAGCTCGTTGCATTTGTAAGTGCCAAGCAAGGCATACAAAACAGGTGTCTCTAG
- the LOC104738009 gene encoding biotin carboxyl carrier protein of acetyl-CoA carboxylase 1, chloroplastic-like, producing the protein MNLQPSRSSYPVVKAQSNKVSTGASTNAAKIDGPSAEAKEKNSLKNSSSSSSSPELATEESISEFLAQVTTLVKLVDSRDIVELQLKQLDCELTIRKKEALPQPQSPQYVMMQQPNQPSYAQPMAPPPAPAASSPAPPTPASLPPPSPPTPAKSLLPTVKSPMAGTFYRSPGPGEPPFIKVGDKVQKGQVLCIVEAMKLMNEIESDQSGTVVDIVAEDGKPVSLDTPLFVVQP; encoded by the exons ATGAATTTGCAGCCTAGTCGCAGTAGCTACCCTGTGGTGAAAGCTCAATCGAACAAGGTTAGTACTGGTGCATCAACAAATGCTGCAAAAATCGATGGGCCTTCAGCTGAAGCCAAGGAGAAAAATTCATTGAAGaactcgtcttcttcttcttcttcacctgaATTAGCTACAGAGGAGTCTATTTCTGAGTTCCTTGCCCAAGTAACAACTCTTGTCAA GCTTGTGGATTCGAGAGATATTGTTGAGTTGCAGTTGAAACAACTTGACTGTGAACTAACCATTCGGAAAAAGGAAGCCTTACCTCAACCCCAATCTCCACAGTACGTCATGATGCAGCAACCAAATCAACCATCTTATGCCCAACCAATGGCTCCTCCCCCTGCACCTGCTGCTTCCTCACCAGCTCCTCCCACACCAGCCTCCCTTCCTCCACCTTCCCCACCTACTCCTGCCAAATCATTGCTTCCTACTGTTAAAAGCCCTATGGCAGGCACATTCTACCGTAGTCCTGGACCTGGTGAACCACCCTTTATTAAG GTTGGAGATAAAGTGCAGAAGGGGCAAGTTCTCTGCATTGTTGAAGCCATGAAGTTAATGAATGAAATAGAG TCTGACCAGTCAGGAACTGTAGTCGATATCGTCGCAGAAGATGGCAAGCCTGTCAGCCTCGACACT CCTCTGTTTGTGGTTCAACCGTAG